In Streptomyces sclerotialus, the DNA window CGTCGCGGATCTCCTCGATGACCCGGCGGAAGACCGGGTTCTGGGCCGCCTCGGCCACGGCGAGGTGGAAGAGGCTGTCCATCGCGACCCACGCGGTGGTGTCCGTCTCCCGTTCCATCCGGTCGAGGAGGTGGGAGAGGTGGTCCAGATTTTCCGGGGTGCGGCGCAGTGCCGCGTACCCGGCGACCGGAATCTCGATGTGGCGGCGTACCTCCAGCAGGTCGCTGGCCGCGTAGTCGCCGAAGGTGGGGTCCTCGACGGTGGTCGCGACCACGAAGGTGCCCCTGCCGGTCCTGGAGACGGTCAGGCCCATGGTCTGCAGGGCCCGGAGGGCCTCGCGCAGCACGGGCCGGCTGACCTCCAGAGTGCGGCACAGCTCCGCTTCGGAGGGAAGCTTGTCACCGATGGCGTAGTCGCCGCGTTCGATGGCGCCGCGGAGGTGGGCGAGCACCGCTTCCATCGCGCTGACGCGCCGCGGTATCGGACCGCCTGTCTGGCTGTCTGACAGGTTCATGCGAGTGATCCTGCGGGTTACGCGACGGTGGTGTCAAGAGTCGGAGCCCCGGTAAGGAAGCGGGAAAGGATGAGAAGCTACAGGTCACGCGTCTCGGGCGAGGCTCGTACCCGGTTCTCGGCCGGGCCCGCCGGTAGGGGCGGGTATGCGCTGCGGTAGCGGGCGTCGGTGCGCTCCGGCTCGCTCTCCGTCCCGGTCCGCACGGCTGTCCGTCCCCTTGGGGGAACCGGCCGCCCAGTGGGGTGTTTGTTCTGGTTTTCCCGCTTGTCGTCGCGGGGCTGGGTACTCGTGACGGCGTGATGAAACGAGCGGTGTGGCAGGGATTGCTGGCCGGTGCGGCCGGTGCGGTGGTCATGACGATGGGCGAGAAGCTGGAGCAGCGGCTGACGGGCCGGCCGGACTCTCACGTGCCGGCGCGAACCCTGGAACGCGTGACGGGTAGGGCGGAGCGGCCGGGGAAGCAGCCGGTGCCGGTGAACTGGGTCATGCACTTCGGGCAGGGGGCCCTGCTCGGTGTGGTGCGGTCGGTCATGGCGCACGCCGGGCTGCGGGGCCCGTGGTCCTCGGCGAAGTTCGCCGTGGTACGGCTGACCAACGACCAGATCCTGGAGAACGCCACCGGGGTGGGGGCTCCGCCGCCGACCTGGCCACGGAAGGAACTGGCGGTGGACCTGCTGCACAAGAGTGTGTACGCGTTCGCCACCGGCGCCGTCGCCGACGCCCTGGCCGCCCGCTCGGGCCCTGGCCCGGGGCAGCGGCATGCCGCGATGCGCCCGGGCCGTACCTCCGACGTCGGGCCCGTTCCGCGCACGGACGCCTGGAGCGGGTGAGGCGTCCTCACCCGCTCGCCGGTACCCAGTGCCCCCGGTACCGCGAGTGCCCCGGTACCGCCGGTACCGCTAGTACCGGCGGTACCGCCCAGTACGCAGGAGAGTACGGCCACCGCGATGCGGGTCACGGTTGTGGTGAGGCACAGCGGACGCCGGTGGTGACGTCCTCCGCGTGGCCCGACCTGGCGCCGGAGAAGGTCATGGCTTCTCCGGGTCACCGGAGGGGGAGCGGGGTGCTTCCTCGGCCTTGTCCAGGACGTCCCGCCCTTCGGAGGCCGTCACAGCCGCGTCCAGGGCGGCGATGTCGGGGTGGTGCAGGTCGAAGGCGGGGGATTCGGAGCGGATGCGGGGCAGGGTGCAGAAGTTGTGCCGGGGCGGCGGGCAGGAGGTGGCCCACTCCAGTGAGCGGCCGTAGCCCCAGGGATCGTCCGTGTCGACCTTCTTGCCGTACTTGGCGGTCTTCCACACGTTGTACAGGAACGGCAGGGTCGACAGGCCGAGGAGGAAGGCGCCGATCGAGGAGAGGGTGTTCAGCGCGGTGAAGCCGTCGGCGGCCAGGTAGTCGGCGTAACGCCGCGGCATGCCTTCCGCCCCGAGCCAGTGCTGGATCAGGAAGGTGGCGTGGAAGCCGAGGAACAGCGTCCAGAAGTGGATTTTGCCGATGCGCTCGTCGAGCATCGTGCCGGTCATCTTCGGCCACCAGAAGTAGAAGCCGCCGAACATCGCGAACACGATGGTGCCGAAGAGCACGTAGTGGAAGTGCGCGACGACGAAGTACGTGTCGGTGACGTGGAAGTCCAGCGGCGGCGAGGCCAGCAGGACGCCGGTCAGCCCGCCGAAGAGGAAGGTGACGAGGAAGCCGACCGCCCACAGCATCGGCGTCTCGAACGACAGCGAGCCCCGCCACATCGTGCCGATCCAGTTGAAGAACTTCACCCCGGTCGGAATGGCGATCAGGAAGGACATGAAGGCGAAGAAGGGCAGCAGGACGGCCCCCGTGGCGAACATGTGGTGGGCCCATACGGTGACGGACAGGCCGGTGATGGCGATCGTGGCGCCGATGAGCCCGACGTAACCGAAGATGGGTTTGCGCGCGAACACCGGGATGATCTCAGTGACCACACCGAAGAACGGCAGCGCCAGGATGTAGACCTCGGGATGGCCGAAGAACCAGAACAGGTGCTGCCACAGCAGGGAGCCGCCGTTGGCCGGATCGAAGACGTGCGAGCCGAAGCGCCGGTCCGCCTCCAGCACGAGCAGCGCGGCGGCCAGCACGGGGAAGGCCAGCAGCACCAGGACGCTGGTCAGCAGCACGTTCCAGGTGAAGATCGGCATCCGGAACATCGTCATGCCCGGAGCGCGCATGCAGATGATGGTGGTGATGAAGTTGACGGCACCGAGGATGGTGCCGAAGCCGGACAGTGCCAGGCCCATGATCCACATGTCGGCGCCGACGCTGGGGCTGCGTTCGTGCCGACTGAGCGGGGTGTAGGCGGTCCAGCCGAAGTCGGCGGTGCCGTTGCTGGTGAGCAGCCCTGCCATGACGATGAGGCCGCCGAACGCGAAGAGCCAGTAGGACAGCATGTTCAGCCGCGGGAAGGCCACATCCGGTGAGCCGATCTGCAACGGCATGATCGCGTTGGCGAAGCCGGCGAAGGTCGGGGTGGCGAACAGCAGCAGCATGACGGTGCCGTGCAGGGTGAACGCCTGGTTGTACTGCTCGTTGGAGAGGATCTGCAGGCCGGGGCGGGCGAGTTCGGCCCGGATGACCATGGCCAGCAGGCCGCCGATCAGGAAGAAGAGGAAGGAAGTGATCAGGTACAGGTGGCCGATCTTCTTGTGATCGGTGGTCGTCAGCCAGCTCACCACCACCTGGCCCCGGCTGAGCTTCCTATGGGCCGGTACGGGAGACACCGGCTCGGAAACAGTCGTCATGGTGTGTTCCTGTCTTGAACCTGTCTCGAACCTGTTTTGGACCTGCTCGAAAGAGACGTGAACCTGCTTGAAAGAGACGTGAACCTGCTTGAGAGAGACCGCGAAGGAGCGACGAACCTGACGGGAGAGGTGCTCCACACGAGCGCGCCGTGCCGCGCCCCGTGGCAGTGCTCACCGGTCGCAGGCGTGAAGGCCGGTCGGCCCGCGGCCGGTGGTGGCGTACCGCGACGAGCGAGTGTCCGCCGCCGCGCGGCCCAATCCTCGGATGAGCCGTTACCGCCAGGGAGTTGCGCCACTTCTCAACACGGTCGGCGTGTGGGTCATCGAGCGGCCGGACGACTCCCATGACACTGGCCGGCGCCTACGACGGACGGCCCGTCCTCCGGCGGAGCCGTGCCGGGGCTGTGCACCGTCAGAGGACGTCACATTGTTGCGCAGCGTCCCGCTGTTGCGCGCCCGCTCGCCGCCGGTCCTGTCGGCCGGCCGCCCACCACGCCGCCAGCCAGCCGATTTCCATGGCCGCGTCCAACAGGTACGTGGCGCGAATCCGCCCCGCGCGGCACGTCGTACAGGTCCACGGCCAGGTAGGCCAGAGCGGCGCCGATGCCGAGGGCGCGTGCCTGGGCCATGCCCTGTTCGGTCGCCGGGGCGCGCAGCAGGCCCACGCCGGTGGCCGCGAACTGTCCCGCGCCGGCCTTCTGCAACCAGTCATCACGCTTCGGGCCGAATACCATTCGAAGCTGTGCAGATGTACCAGCGGCCAGACCCCGCCCACGATGTTGAACGCTCCCTGAGCGCGGGCCACCCGCAACCGGTTCGCCACGCGGTCCTGCGCCCTGCTGCCGGCCCCTGCCGTCCTGGTGTCGGTATCCGTCGCCCCGGCTCCCGTCCCGGCCGTCGACCGGCGCGACGACCCGGAGTTCATCCTCAGCCGCACTCCCTACGACTCCGCGACCATCCGGGTGGCCGGCAGTGACTTCGGGACCGGGTCCTCCAGGGACGGCGCGGTTCACGCGCTGGTCGACTACGGCTTCCGGGCCGTCATCGCCCCCCCGCTTCGGTGACATCTTCGCCGGAAATGCGTGCCGGAACGGGCTGTTCCCGGTCACCGTACCGGTCCCCGTCGTCGAGCAGCTCTGGGACGTGCTCGAACGTGACCCCGCCTGCCCCGGCACGGTCGACCTCCAGCAGTGCCGCATCAGCGCACACGGCATCGACGCCCCTTTCGGCTTTCCCGCCGACACCCGTCATCGATTCCTGGCCGGCCTCGGCGACATCGACCTGACGCTCCAGCACCGCGACGACGTCGTGCGCTGTGAAGCCCGGTGGCGGCCTGCCCTGCCCACCACGGCGCGACGCCGCTGACGGCTCCTGAGGACAGGATGGGGGCCTCAGGGCGCCCCCGTACAGCCAGTGTTTAAATGTTGAACTATGGGTCGCTGTGAGTAGGTTTGCGGTTGGCAAGGGGCGTCTGTTCACCCAGGGGTTTTGCCGCGTTCGGTGGGCGCTGATTAGGCTGGGGTGCGTGGTCACGGCAACCACTTGTTCCCCGCTCGGGGTACGGCCTGGCACCCCCGCACACCCCTGAGGCAGCGCATCGATGAGCGAACCGGCGATATCGGCCCCGGGGCCTGCTGCCGCCGGGCCGGGGCGCCCGTCCGCCGAGGAACGCATCACCGCACTTGTCCTGACGTACCGTCAGCCGTTGTTGCGGTATGTCACCGGCCTGCTGCCCGCCGACCCGCAGCGCGCGGAGGACGTCGTCCAGGAAACACTGTTGCGCGCCTGGCTGAAGAGTGCGGCCTCCCGCGCCCGCGGCGCCCGGCGCGAGACCGGGTGGGAACCGAGTCTGCCCTGGCTGTTCAAGGTCGCCCGTAACGTCGTGATCGACTGGAGTCGGCGTGACAGCTCCCGCCCCGCGGTGCCGACCGGGCTGCCGCCGGAGACGGCCGTTCTCACGGACGAGGTCGCGCGCGTCGTGGAGCGGACGCACGTCGTCGAGCTGCTCGCCCAACTGTCCCGCCCCCATCGAGAGGTTCTGGTGTACACATACCTGCTCGGCTGTTCCGGCCCCGATACGGCGCACGCCCTGGGCATTCCGTCCGGCACCGTGAAGTCCCGGCTGCACCACGCGATGCACCACCTGCGGCAGGCCGCCGCGCTCGCCGCGCGGGAGTGCGCGTGAGTCTCTCCAGCCACGCCGCGCCTTCGGGCGCGGCGGCCGT includes these proteins:
- the ctaD gene encoding aa3-type cytochrome oxidase subunit I, coding for MTTVSEPVSPVPAHRKLSRGQVVVSWLTTTDHKKIGHLYLITSFLFFLIGGLLAMVIRAELARPGLQILSNEQYNQAFTLHGTVMLLLFATPTFAGFANAIMPLQIGSPDVAFPRLNMLSYWLFAFGGLIVMAGLLTSNGTADFGWTAYTPLSRHERSPSVGADMWIMGLALSGFGTILGAVNFITTIICMRAPGMTMFRMPIFTWNVLLTSVLVLLAFPVLAAALLVLEADRRFGSHVFDPANGGSLLWQHLFWFFGHPEVYILALPFFGVVTEIIPVFARKPIFGYVGLIGATIAITGLSVTVWAHHMFATGAVLLPFFAFMSFLIAIPTGVKFFNWIGTMWRGSLSFETPMLWAVGFLVTFLFGGLTGVLLASPPLDFHVTDTYFVVAHFHYVLFGTIVFAMFGGFYFWWPKMTGTMLDERIGKIHFWTLFLGFHATFLIQHWLGAEGMPRRYADYLAADGFTALNTLSSIGAFLLGLSTLPFLYNVWKTAKYGKKVDTDDPWGYGRSLEWATSCPPPRHNFCTLPRIRSESPAFDLHHPDIAALDAAVTASEGRDVLDKAEEAPRSPSGDPEKP
- a CDS encoding FadR/GntR family transcriptional regulator, whose translation is MEAVLAHLRGAIERGDYAIGDKLPSEAELCRTLEVSRPVLREALRALQTMGLTVSRTGRGTFVVATTVEDPTFGDYAASDLLEVRRHIEIPVAGYAALRRTPENLDHLSHLLDRMERETDTTAWVAMDSLFHLAVAEAAQNPVFRRVIEEIRDALARQSAFLNNLGGRRERSNQEHRAIVEALIDGSEQDAVAAMSHHLDRVDTTLTDIVRPTRTDIPTEGRPEA
- a CDS encoding sigma-70 family RNA polymerase sigma factor, which encodes MSEPAISAPGPAAAGPGRPSAEERITALVLTYRQPLLRYVTGLLPADPQRAEDVVQETLLRAWLKSAASRARGARRETGWEPSLPWLFKVARNVVIDWSRRDSSRPAVPTGLPPETAVLTDEVARVVERTHVVELLAQLSRPHREVLVYTYLLGCSGPDTAHALGIPSGTVKSRLHHAMHHLRQAAALAARECA